CTCTCCATTGGCTTGTTTAAAAATTGtgttttgtaagattttttgtGGAATCAAATGGGGTGCTACCTTGACATtggaatgaaaatattcattctcacgtttgggttagaatttttattacattttttaaATGGGTTGGAGTAAGTTGttaaaaattttatcaaatgggtcCCTTGCAATGTTGTGTATATCAAGTTGataaatgatgatgttgttgtgtttAGAAGCGATTATATTTTACTTTTCTAAAAAATATACATATTGTTTAAGGGCTGAGTTTGTTTAAGAAATAACTTAGCGCTTGTGataatttgcatttcatacatttaaaAGTTATTGATACTTAATGAACAAATTAAAGTTATTAGTAATAGTGGATTAAATTAGCTTTAAGAGTGTGAAATTTTCATgcacttttcttaatatttttagttAATAAAGTGAAGGGGATGTTTATCACGCAAATATTGTTCTCTTTGTTATCctacaaaataaaaaaacttgCTCTACTTAAACTTtggtttaaaattaaaaatagttatttgtaattagatgtgtatgttcacctatttaaaaatatatattttatacaaagtatatttacctttgtaaacacacacacacagcaAACTTGAGTTTGGGTTTCCAGTGTTACCATATCGGTTAAGGCCCATTAAGCGGGTTTAGCatgataattaattcttttaagagaatttaatttaatataactttAGGAAATGAAAAACCTTAGGTGGAGTTGGTGTGCTAGGTTTTAGGATTTAACATGTCTTGTAATCGTTTAAATGTGATGTGGCCTCTCAAATTAATTAGTCAagtgaaataatttaatttatctaattgatAGTGAatggtaattaattaaattaaatctgaaATCAAAGTGTAGTatacttttatttcaaaaatttggttttaaaagaaaGTAAAATATCAGCTTAGGATTGAGAAAATTCACTCTTTATTTCGTTTTAATTTAGTTGAGTTGGACTCTTCAGAAGAATAAACTATCGTTGTGGCTAATATTTAGTTAAAACAAACagtatatttacttattaaaaatatttaatagaaaattatCATTTATTCGTTTGGCGCATTTAATCTCTTTATATATCATTGGTAATTAGttaaaatttgttaaatttatatataatttagctTAGTTAGGGTTTACTTAGCTATAGGTGTTAGGTCACGCCATAGAGGCCCGACCGGTTCACTACCAATTAGGAATTAGAGGGAATGTTGCCTTCAGGAGTTCCTCCCTTGAGACATGTTGCATAAGGGTTCCAAATCTCGATCACCTTATCATTCTTGTTTTACGTTGTGCGAAATGAGTGTCATAACGCCCGCTCATCTTATTCCTTTTCTCACCTCGTCTAGCATGAGTCCTATGACGTTGAGTATGTAACATATACATGCGCATGCCACGATGAATTTGCCTTGTACACCAAGTTCATCCTTTCAATCACAAAACAACCCattctcttatttatttatttaaattctcttgCAACCAAACTCTATAATTAACATGAATCCTTAATATTATAAAccaaaaatattaatgataatttagaACTATTCTTTGTTTTAAAGGCTCACGaatataacacatatatttttataataaaactgAGATTATCCTACCCGAGCGTAAAAAGGTTTTCAAGAAAGACGCAATATAAAGCATGCATGGACGGTGTTTGTGTCAACATCCAAGAAAATTTCCTCTTTTACCAATTCTGAGACGGCTGAGAAAAATGTATATATTAGTTCCTTTGAAGAAGGCCATCGCTCCAATAAAGTCTAATCGTTTCCACATTACTAAATTAATGGCGGTGGCGAGAATATGAGGAAGAATACGTCTAAGGCAGGAGGTAAGCTGATCTTCAGATAAGCATATGCAGcagaagatagaaaatttcaacGATAATGAAAGAATGGTGAGAATACATCTGCGGTAGCAGGTGAGATAGCCATATGCTGCAGCAAGACTTACTCTGACGTATCGAAAAGAGCAACAACTCTGGaagtatattattataatattacaagGATTGGTGATTTAATATACGGAGTGAAGATGAATTAGTCATAAGGTTTGGGCTATATAAAGCTTGTAATGGGCTTGTAACACACATTCATATCCTTCTGAGCTCTTGTACTATCTGCGTTTCTATTATAATGGCTAACCGAATGATTTACTTCACACTGGGACTTTTTCTGTTGATATGTTGTTACAGCGACAGGGTCATGGCAGGGGATTCCGATCCCTTGCAAGATTTCTGCGTTGCAGATGAGGAAAGCAAAGGTGAGTAAAAAACTTTATACATAAACAATGGTAATGATTTGCTTATTAGACGAGTCGAGTTAGtaatagattgatttgattttgcTTTAAACAGTTTTGGTGAACGGGTTCGTTTGCAAAGACCCAATGCAAGTTTCAGCAGACGACTTCTTCTTCCGGGGACTTGGGCAGGCAGGGAACACCGACAATGATGTGGGCTCCAACGTAACGATGGCGAACGTTAAACAGATACCAGGCCTCAATACGTTGGGAATATCGTTGGTCCGCATCGACTACGCAgtgggtggaataaatcctcctcacacacacccaagagccaccgaagttcttgttttactggaaggccagcttcttgtgggtttcattgacaccaacaacaagtttttcagcaaaacgttggagaagggagatgtgtttgtgtttccaaaggcacttgtgcatttccagcagaatgtggggCATGAAAATGCGGTGGCCATATCTGCATTGAGCAGCCAGCTTCCGGGAGTTCAGACAATCGCCAACTCTCTGTTTGCAGCGGATCCTCCTCTCCCAGATTCCGTATTGGCCAAGGCCTTCCGCATCACACAGGAAGTTGTGGATTACATTCAGAAGAAATTCGCATAAGAATTTGCTGTGTTctatcaaacaaaacaatcaagaGGGGACCAAGTCTTTCCCAAATTCTTTTTCCTTGCCGTTCAATAAAACAATCTTTCTAGAGTTATTGCCGTCCTCTTCTGCTATTCATAGCATCTGTTTTGAACATGACTATATCCTCCGCATAttccaaagatgaaggattaattTGAAGCATCTGAAGGCATTTATGAATATTTTATACAAGAGCATCCTTGTATTAGGTATACATTCATTTGCAACATGTTAACAATATATTCTTTAACATAAATATtgcaggaacaacaacaaacaaagtgcTTGACTTGGATAGAATGAGTAACACTATAATTCTTGCATGCCAATCTGTCAAGGGTGTTCTTTAACATAGTCTTAACCTCATTTTAGCTCTGACATAAAAGGTGAATGGTTTGGAAGTAGGAAATAGTTATTGGGAAATATAATTAGTAGTTGTTCTTCAAATCACCCTCACAATCATCCAATGCTTCAAGACTCCCCATCAAAGAAGTCATTCCAGAAGGTTAAGGACTCTCCTCAAGATAAGAATGATTGCTCTAATAAATGTAGTATACCTTCGATGGAATGCAACACGGTTTCATTATGTCTAAATTCCAAGAAAATCCGTAGAACTAGAATATCCATTGCATCCAATATCGCAATATTTGATCGGGGATAATATGATAACCTTGACACATATCTATTCTTACATCAATCTACCTACATAAGGGTTATGATTGAGGGGCCTCTTGTATTAAACATTTCTAATaagttggaatgacatggaaaatctaagacagtgaagaTAGATTATTGATAATAACACAATTCATTTACATGGTGTTAATTAATTTATGGCCTCCCAAAATAAGCTTTTCTAAATCTCCCCTAATTCATTCCTACGTTATAATAAATATGTCACTGTGGATGTTATGTATGAAGATCTAAATACTAAAGGGAAAAAGGATAATGCTCATGTTGATTTTAAAAACTTTGTATgtaatattaaaaatatgattagttgaaaaatttagcaatatattACCTTGCTCAATCATAAACTCCCAGATCGGttacaaaaaaaattcctcaaaccatttcctccttgtataagcatttctatagatcatcaaatatgatAACCAATAATTTAACCATAGGTTTCCTATCAAAGCAAATGCAAATCTGCATATGTGAATAAGCACAATAGGATAGGAAAATATTGTTGTCGTAGGCCATGTATGTTTCATGCTGGAAAAATATTATTGTTGCAAGCCTAAGAGGTGCATAAAGGAGCTCCTTGGATCCATGGATATGCAGGTGTAAGTTTGAGAAATATGTGAAGGCGGAAGGATATTTTCATATTGAAGCCATTTGCTAATTGATATGAGGAAGACAAAAGTGTCGTCATATTGAGAAGTTGTCAATTACACTGTAATGAAGAATAAGATAATAGATATAACTGATACATTATCGGTGAGATATGTCAATTTtataatcttctatttttcctatgTATTTTTAGGGCTTCAAATGAATAAAGCTTCATATATAGCCCCTCTAGCGATCAGTTCATTGTGAAGCTTAAAAGCCTCTTCCGTCATGCCTTGGATGTCTATACCTCAAATAATCTAGTAATATGAGAAGTTTCATTGCGCTTGCATCCATCTCCAACTGTATCGATCAATATATTAATTATCAAGCCCATTCTACATTGTTCACATAGATAACAAATAAGGCTATTGTAAGATGACACATTGCTCTGATAGATTGTGCTTATGATCTTTTCTTTAGCATGTCTAATGCCACATATGTGATCCCTTGCCTACGCAAATAGGGAGTCAATGAGGTATAAGTAATTACTTGATCATGTTCCACGAGGATTCTATTTATTCACCGGGTTTCTCGTCTCTCTATGAAAGATTCGCACGTCAATCATATGAGTCCTGCAAATAGTGGTGGTTCGGGAATCTAAATAGATTTAAACACTAGCACAAATAATTCATGACATTCACTAAACCTAGGGTTCTCTCTCAAGGTCATTGTGGTTAATGCTACACCAAAATAGAATAATGTGGCTTTGGTTATTTATGTACAAGATTCaagttgggaaaatccaaaatattggAAAATGTAGACAAAATGCATGACCCAATGGTGAGCAATATCTccgatattttttatgttttgcaagaacttgagttaTTGTTC
Above is a genomic segment from Cryptomeria japonica unplaced genomic scaffold, Sugi_1.0 HiC_scaffold_123, whole genome shotgun sequence containing:
- the LOC131865854 gene encoding germin-like protein 8-2; translated protein: MANRMIYFTLGLFLLICCYSDRVMAGDSDPLQDFCVADEESKVLVNGFVCKDPMQVSADDFFFRGLGQAGNTDNDVGSNVTMANVKQIPGLNTLGISLVRIDYAQNVGHENAVAISALSSQLPGVQTIANSLFAADPPLPDSVLAKAFRITQEVVDYIQKKFA